A part of Terriglobia bacterium genomic DNA contains:
- a CDS encoding DegT/DnrJ/EryC1/StrS family aminotransferase: MGTANKVPFLDLNGLHAELEEELVAVFRRALKASAFVGGPEVEQFENEFAQFCGAGHCVGVNSGTDALRFALIAKGVGHGDAVVTVPNTFIATAEAISQAGAVPRFVDVDPRTYNMDADRLQDYLANKCFVDRASGRLFDCATGNVVKAIIPVHLYGQPADMDPILEAAENYHLTVIEDACQAHGAQYFSRTTKQWKRVGSMGSAAAFSFYPGKNLGACGEGGAVTTNDSEVARKVRMLRDHGQPRKYYHDMEGYNGRLHSIQAGILRIKLRLLSGWNEKRREAASRYWELMGDASEAIVMPYQPEWARAVYHLFVVRVPERDDAIDFLSQAGIGTGIHYPIPLHVQKAYSRLGYKAGDFPEAESAAAEILSLPLFPGITIEQQKLVAAELREVISRLSGDEAREAAA, translated from the coding sequence ATGGGCACGGCCAATAAGGTACCGTTTCTCGATTTGAATGGTTTGCACGCCGAACTTGAAGAAGAACTCGTGGCGGTTTTCAGACGGGCGCTGAAGGCTTCAGCGTTTGTGGGTGGTCCTGAAGTTGAACAGTTTGAAAACGAATTTGCGCAGTTTTGCGGCGCGGGCCATTGCGTAGGCGTCAACAGCGGCACGGATGCGTTGAGGTTTGCGCTGATCGCTAAGGGTGTCGGCCATGGTGATGCCGTCGTCACGGTACCCAACACCTTTATTGCTACTGCGGAGGCGATTTCGCAGGCAGGAGCGGTCCCCAGATTTGTTGACGTCGATCCACGGACTTACAACATGGATGCTGACCGGTTGCAAGATTATCTGGCGAACAAGTGTTTTGTGGACCGCGCGAGCGGACGGCTGTTTGACTGTGCGACCGGAAACGTGGTGAAGGCCATTATCCCGGTACATCTCTATGGCCAGCCCGCGGACATGGATCCTATTCTTGAGGCGGCAGAAAATTATCATCTGACGGTGATCGAAGATGCGTGCCAGGCCCACGGCGCGCAGTACTTCTCAAGAACCACCAAGCAGTGGAAAAGGGTAGGATCGATGGGGAGTGCCGCAGCATTCAGCTTTTACCCGGGCAAGAACCTGGGCGCCTGCGGTGAGGGCGGAGCTGTAACCACGAATGACTCTGAAGTGGCGCGTAAGGTCCGCATGTTGCGCGACCATGGTCAGCCCAGGAAATATTATCACGATATGGAAGGCTACAACGGCAGGTTGCATTCCATCCAGGCCGGAATCCTGCGCATCAAGCTGAGGCTGCTCTCCGGCTGGAATGAGAAACGCCGCGAGGCCGCCAGCCGCTATTGGGAGCTGATGGGCGACGCCAGTGAAGCGATTGTCATGCCTTATCAGCCGGAATGGGCCAGGGCTGTTTATCACCTCTTCGTCGTACGAGTGCCGGAACGCGATGACGCGATCGACTTCCTCTCCCAGGCGGGCATTGGGACCGGGATCCATTATCCCATTCCCCTGCACGTGCAAAAGGCCTACAGCCGTCTCGGCTATAAGGCCGGCGATTTCCCGGAGGCGGAAAGCGCAGCCGCGGAGATCCTTTCGCTTCCGCTCTTTCCGGGAATCACGATCGAGCAGCAGAAGCTGGTTGCCGCCGAGTTGCGAGAAGTCATCAGCAGGCTGTCCGGCGACGAGGCCCGCGAGGCTGCGGCCTAG
- a CDS encoding ChbG/HpnK family deacetylase, translating into MRNLTAFPVASEPVADESADPQVLHGASRLLIINADDWGRDHLTTNRTLECVLRGAVSSVSAMVFMQDSERAAGVARTRRIDAGLHLNLTTPFSSPRCPDDLAARQEKVAAYLSRNRYAQAIFNPWLAASFGYVVKAQIEEYCRLYGTQPERIDGHHHMHLCANVLWSGLLPYGITVRRSFSFKIGEKSLWNRGYRQATDRRLARRHRVTDFFFSLAPLEPLDRLQRIFSLARRHVVEVETHPVNEEEYRFLAGGEIFRHAGDQQIASRYLARLNGHAKG; encoded by the coding sequence GTGCGCAACCTGACAGCCTTTCCTGTGGCGAGCGAGCCGGTAGCGGACGAGTCGGCGGACCCGCAAGTCCTGCACGGCGCCAGCAGGCTTCTGATCATTAATGCGGACGACTGGGGACGCGACCACCTCACTACCAATCGGACGCTGGAGTGTGTTCTTCGCGGGGCCGTTTCGTCTGTCAGCGCGATGGTCTTTATGCAGGACTCAGAGCGGGCCGCCGGCGTCGCTCGTACCCGAAGGATTGATGCCGGTCTTCACCTTAACCTTACGACTCCATTTTCATCGCCGCGGTGCCCTGACGATCTTGCAGCGCGCCAGGAGAAAGTCGCCGCGTACCTGAGCAGGAACCGTTACGCTCAGGCGATCTTCAATCCCTGGCTTGCTGCATCGTTCGGCTACGTCGTGAAAGCACAGATAGAAGAATATTGTCGCCTCTATGGAACCCAGCCCGAACGGATTGACGGCCACCATCACATGCACCTTTGTGCCAATGTGCTCTGGAGTGGGTTGTTGCCGTATGGCATTACGGTGCGGCGGAGCTTCTCGTTTAAGATCGGCGAGAAGAGCCTATGGAACCGCGGCTACCGGCAGGCGACTGATCGCAGGCTAGCGCGGCGCCACCGTGTCACTGACTTCTTCTTCTCCCTCGCTCCACTCGAACCTCTGGACCGTTTGCAGCGGATCTTCTCGTTGGCTCGCCGGCACGTGGTGGAAGTGGAAACGCATCCGGTGAACGAGGAAGAATATCGCTTCCTGGCGGGCGGTGAGATCTTTCGCCACGCCGGGGACCAGCAGATTGCCTCCCGCTACCTGGCAAGGCTGAACGGGCATGCGAAGGGGTGA
- a CDS encoding asparagine synthase-related protein, with protein MPGIVGFITKAPRQSAGPHLHRMVEAINHESFYSTGTWIEESLGVYVGWAVQKNSFSDGQPLINERQDVVLVFSGEEYPEPGTAGRLISRGHQFDAKGPSYLVHVYEDDPKFPAGLNGRFHGLLIDRRQGKALLFNDRYGMHRLYFHEAQDTFYFAAEAKAILAVRPELRKLDLQGVGEFISCSCPLDNRTMFEGISLVPGGAAWEFRNGPVPRKRSYFDVREWEEQSPLSAEEYYQQLREAFTRNLGRYFNGRQKVGVSLTGGMDTRVIMAWRKAEAGSLPCYTYGGMFRDCRDVQVAREVAGICHQSHSVVEVGKDFLSQFPRYAERSVYLSDGSVHVSRAADLYVSEKVRDIAPVRIAGTYGSEVLTQAPMFKPVDPMPGLFQPELSAGIEQAKATYARLRRRHPVTFAAFLQSPWWHYGVLALEQSQLSVRSPYLDNDFVRVVYRGPKALDMTRDVRWRMISDGNPALARVPSDRGVNGLKGQVTTMPSRRFHEFTFKAEYAYDYGMPQWLAKLDHIFSPLHFERLFLGRHKFAHYRVWYRDGLSNYLREVLLDPRSLARPYVKKKALEAVVDGHLKGNRNYTLELHRLLSLELLHRQFIDVH; from the coding sequence ATGCCTGGAATAGTCGGTTTCATCACCAAAGCGCCGCGCCAAAGTGCCGGGCCGCATCTTCACCGGATGGTCGAGGCCATCAACCACGAGTCCTTTTACTCCACCGGAACCTGGATTGAAGAGTCTCTGGGCGTTTATGTGGGCTGGGCCGTGCAGAAGAATTCCTTTTCTGACGGACAACCTCTGATTAATGAGCGGCAGGACGTTGTTCTGGTGTTTTCGGGTGAAGAGTACCCCGAGCCGGGAACGGCCGGCCGCCTCATCAGCCGCGGACATCAGTTCGATGCCAAAGGCCCTTCCTACCTGGTCCACGTTTATGAAGACGATCCCAAGTTTCCGGCGGGTTTGAACGGCCGGTTCCACGGGCTCTTGATTGACCGGCGGCAGGGGAAGGCGCTGCTCTTCAACGATCGCTATGGAATGCACCGGCTCTATTTCCACGAAGCGCAGGACACCTTCTATTTTGCCGCGGAAGCCAAGGCAATCCTGGCCGTCCGCCCGGAGCTGCGCAAACTCGACCTGCAAGGGGTTGGAGAGTTTATCTCGTGCAGTTGCCCGCTTGACAACCGGACGATGTTCGAGGGCATCAGCCTCGTGCCGGGCGGGGCCGCCTGGGAATTCCGGAACGGGCCAGTTCCTCGAAAGCGCTCGTATTTTGATGTCCGTGAATGGGAAGAGCAGTCTCCTCTGAGCGCCGAGGAATACTATCAGCAACTGCGGGAAGCTTTTACCCGCAACCTGGGCCGCTACTTCAACGGCCGGCAGAAGGTAGGTGTTTCTCTCACTGGCGGCATGGACACGCGGGTGATCATGGCCTGGCGAAAGGCCGAAGCCGGCTCACTGCCCTGCTACACCTACGGCGGAATGTTCCGCGACTGCCGCGACGTGCAGGTGGCGCGGGAGGTGGCGGGCATCTGCCATCAGTCCCACAGCGTGGTGGAAGTGGGCAAGGATTTCCTTTCGCAGTTTCCGCGCTATGCGGAACGCAGCGTTTACCTGAGCGACGGCAGCGTGCACGTCAGCCGCGCCGCAGACCTTTACGTCAGTGAAAAGGTGCGCGACATAGCGCCCGTGCGGATTGCAGGCACTTACGGCAGCGAAGTGCTCACCCAGGCGCCCATGTTCAAGCCCGTTGACCCCATGCCCGGCCTGTTCCAGCCGGAACTGAGCGCCGGCATCGAGCAGGCAAAGGCGACTTATGCGAGGCTTCGCCGGCGGCATCCCGTCACCTTCGCCGCATTTCTGCAGTCGCCCTGGTGGCACTATGGAGTTCTGGCGCTCGAGCAGAGCCAACTGAGCGTCCGTTCGCCTTATCTTGACAATGATTTCGTGCGCGTTGTTTACCGCGGGCCGAAGGCGCTGGACATGACGCGCGACGTCCGCTGGCGGATGATCTCGGACGGTAATCCGGCGCTGGCCCGGGTGCCCAGCGACCGCGGCGTCAATGGTCTCAAAGGGCAGGTGACAACCATGCCCTCGCGCCGCTTCCACGAGTTCACCTTCAAGGCGGAATACGCTTACGACTACGGCATGCCCCAGTGGCTGGCAAAGCTCGATCATATCTTCTCGCCGCTGCACTTCGAGCGGCTTTTCCTTGGCCGGCACAAATTCGCGCACTACCGGGTCTGGTACCGGGACGGCCTCTCGAATTACCTCCGGGAAGTGCTGCTGGACCCGCGCAGCCTTGCCCGGCCCTATGTGAAAAAGAAAGCGCTGGAAGCCGTGGTCGACGGCCACCTCAAGGGAAACCGCAACTATACGCTTGAGCTGCACAGACTGCTGAGTCTGGAGCTTCTGCACCGCCAGTTTATTGACGTGCACTAG
- a CDS encoding O-antigen ligase family protein, which yields MATLAVGFGILALFALYWDPKSRTSPALWIPTAWILLAGSRMVSLWFENPTDEMMRTASQAGEGSPLDRLVLTGLLMLGIIVLMCRVHRVARLLKMNWPLLAFFGYCALSAFWSATPDLALKRWFKAIGDVVMVVIILTDRNRTEAIKRIITRVAFILMPLSVLLIEFYPSIGRAYDLEDGYVTNIGVTTNKNMLGVICLVAGLGCVWLFIKAMRDSRRRNRQLLALGAALAVIAWLFAVTNSITPLFCFVTGAMLIVMVNLPGTRKPSNVHIAVAAMLFAACLVFVFPEIFTSIIHLFGRNSTLTGRTDLWKALTGMDTHPWLGAGFESFWLGNRLEQLWSIFSWQPNEAHNGYLEVYLNLGWVGVLLLANLLVTGYRHLIEVYRRDPMAGSLRLAYFSAAAAYNLAEAGFRMLDPMWIFLLLAIMAVPDTTTREVWELPLDESQVLVPVGYPDDDEQVFARSY from the coding sequence ATGGCCACACTTGCTGTCGGGTTTGGGATTCTGGCGCTTTTCGCGCTTTACTGGGACCCCAAGTCGCGGACCTCGCCGGCCCTTTGGATTCCCACGGCCTGGATCCTGCTGGCAGGGTCGCGGATGGTCTCCCTGTGGTTCGAGAATCCCACCGACGAAATGATGCGGACCGCGAGCCAGGCTGGGGAAGGCAGCCCGCTCGACCGCCTGGTCCTTACCGGCCTGCTGATGCTGGGGATCATCGTGCTGATGTGCCGGGTGCACCGGGTGGCGCGGCTGCTGAAAATGAACTGGCCCCTGCTGGCCTTTTTCGGTTACTGCGCTCTCAGCGCCTTCTGGTCCGCCACTCCCGACCTGGCCCTGAAGAGATGGTTCAAAGCGATTGGCGACGTGGTGATGGTCGTCATTATTCTCACAGACCGGAACCGGACAGAAGCGATCAAGCGAATCATCACGCGGGTGGCCTTTATCCTGATGCCGCTCTCCGTGCTGCTGATCGAATTCTATCCCAGCATCGGGCGCGCCTACGACCTTGAAGACGGGTATGTCACCAACATCGGCGTCACCACCAACAAGAACATGCTGGGGGTCATCTGCCTGGTTGCCGGGCTTGGCTGCGTGTGGCTGTTCATCAAGGCGATGCGCGACAGCCGGCGAAGGAACCGCCAACTGCTGGCGCTCGGGGCGGCCCTGGCAGTCATCGCGTGGCTTTTTGCGGTAACCAATTCCATCACCCCGCTGTTCTGCTTTGTGACGGGAGCGATGCTGATTGTGATGGTGAACCTGCCCGGCACCCGCAAGCCGTCCAACGTGCACATCGCGGTTGCGGCAATGCTTTTCGCGGCCTGCCTGGTTTTCGTTTTTCCGGAAATATTCACGTCCATCATTCACCTGTTTGGACGCAACTCGACGCTGACCGGCAGGACCGATCTCTGGAAGGCCCTGACGGGCATGGATACCCACCCCTGGCTTGGCGCCGGATTCGAGAGTTTCTGGCTGGGGAACCGGCTGGAACAGCTTTGGAGCATTTTCTCCTGGCAGCCTAACGAGGCGCACAACGGTTATCTGGAAGTTTACCTCAACCTGGGATGGGTGGGAGTGCTGCTGCTCGCCAATCTGCTGGTGACGGGTTACCGGCACCTGATTGAGGTCTATCGGCGCGACCCGATGGCCGGCAGCCTCAGGCTGGCCTATTTTTCCGCCGCTGCCGCCTACAACCTGGCGGAAGCAGGCTTCAGGATGCTCGATCCCATGTGGATTTTTCTTCTGCTTGCCATCATGGCGGTGCCCGACACTACCACTCGTGAGGTATGGGAACTTCCGCTCGATGAATCACAGGTGCTGGTTCCCGTGGGCTATCCGGATGACGATGAACAGGTTTTTGCGAGGAGCTATTGA
- a CDS encoding lipopolysaccharide biosynthesis protein, with protein sequence MRPFDAQGMFHPVAGGHDELRRLAVRGAGASISAQGLSLGVQVVATVVLARLLAPADFGIVAMVTTFSLLVMNFGLNGFTEAVVQTEEINRALASNLFWINLGASLLLTLAFAGAGSLLAWFYGDPRVTAVSIGVSLTIFITGASVLHLALLKRAMEFPAIAVLNIAARGVSVALSIVLAWMGWGYWALVAGTVALPLSTTVGAFFLCPWAPGLPRRAAGTARLVRYAINVYGHFTVNYFARNMDNVLVGWRFGAGPLGFYKKAYDLFALSSNQLVSPLAVVAVAALSRLKDDVLQYRRYFLRSLALLAFVGMGIGADLCLVGKDLIRVVLGPGWDEAGQIFVYFGPGIGVMLLYYTHGWMHLSIGTANRWFRWGLIEFGVTALLFVLGLRWGPVGIAMAWTASFWILMLPSFWYAGKPIGFGIRPVLETIWRYIAASVLAGCASGWLAWHFHPFGTAEGIGDALARMTTVSLLFGALYLMAVVALFRSFEPLYQLLKLLPDLLPSRRSPKPAAATASSGLREGGVLRPAGEEIPELSGR encoded by the coding sequence TTGAGGCCCTTCGACGCGCAGGGAATGTTCCATCCCGTGGCCGGCGGCCACGACGAACTGCGGCGCCTTGCCGTGCGCGGCGCCGGGGCCTCGATTTCTGCCCAGGGCCTGTCTCTGGGTGTCCAGGTGGTGGCCACCGTGGTGCTGGCCCGCCTGCTGGCACCAGCGGACTTCGGCATCGTGGCGATGGTCACCACCTTCAGCCTGCTGGTGATGAATTTCGGGCTGAACGGTTTCACCGAAGCGGTTGTCCAGACCGAGGAGATCAACCGGGCGCTGGCCAGCAATCTGTTCTGGATCAATCTGGGCGCCAGCCTTCTGCTGACCCTCGCGTTTGCGGGCGCAGGCTCGCTGCTGGCGTGGTTTTACGGCGACCCGCGCGTAACGGCCGTCAGCATCGGAGTTTCACTCACCATTTTTATTACCGGCGCCTCGGTGCTGCACCTGGCGCTGCTGAAGCGGGCCATGGAATTTCCGGCGATTGCCGTCCTCAACATTGCGGCCCGCGGCGTTTCAGTCGCCCTATCGATCGTGCTTGCCTGGATGGGGTGGGGATATTGGGCGCTGGTGGCCGGGACCGTGGCCCTGCCGCTCAGCACCACGGTTGGCGCATTTTTTCTTTGCCCGTGGGCGCCCGGGCTTCCGCGCCGCGCCGCCGGGACGGCCAGGCTGGTGCGCTACGCCATCAACGTTTACGGCCATTTCACCGTGAATTATTTCGCCCGCAACATGGACAACGTGCTGGTGGGATGGCGCTTCGGAGCGGGGCCGCTCGGCTTCTACAAGAAGGCTTATGACCTTTTCGCGCTCTCTTCCAACCAACTCGTCTCACCGCTGGCCGTGGTTGCCGTCGCGGCCTTGAGCCGGTTGAAGGACGACGTGCTGCAATACCGGCGGTACTTCCTGAGGTCGCTGGCGCTGCTGGCTTTTGTGGGAATGGGAATTGGCGCGGACCTCTGCCTGGTGGGCAAAGACCTCATCCGCGTGGTGCTGGGGCCGGGATGGGACGAAGCGGGCCAGATCTTTGTCTACTTCGGGCCGGGCATTGGCGTGATGCTGCTCTATTACACGCATGGCTGGATGCATCTTTCGATTGGAACGGCGAACCGCTGGTTTCGCTGGGGCTTGATCGAGTTTGGCGTCACCGCCCTGCTGTTTGTCCTCGGGCTCCGGTGGGGGCCGGTTGGAATTGCGATGGCGTGGACGGCCTCATTCTGGATCCTGATGCTCCCCTCGTTCTGGTATGCGGGCAAGCCCATCGGCTTCGGAATCAGGCCCGTGCTGGAAACCATCTGGCGGTACATCGCCGCCTCGGTGCTGGCGGGCTGCGCCTCCGGCTGGCTGGCGTGGCATTTCCATCCTTTCGGCACGGCTGAGGGCATTGGCGACGCGCTGGCGCGGATGACGACGGTTTCTCTTCTGTTCGGCGCTCTTTATCTCATGGCGGTGGTGGCCCTGTTCCGAAGCTTCGAGCCTCTGTATCAGTTGCTCAAGCTTTTGCCCGACCTGCTTCCTTCGCGCCGCTCTCCGAAGCCGGCTGCCGCTACCGCTTCCAGCGGGCTCCGCGAGGGTGGGGTGCTCAGGCCCGCCGGCGAAGAAATTCCAGAATTGAGCGGGAGGTAA
- a CDS encoding glycosyltransferase family 4 protein has protein sequence MSVLKAAPDRKIESPGSPSQAAGLRTKPVEAALLTGGTDRHYAYGLAMSLASSGVCLDVVGGADIDGPEMRSTSGLTYLSLRKGWPPGARLPEKIASLAAYYIRLIAYAWTARPKIFHILWNNRFELIDRTLLMLYYKSLGKKIAFTAHNVNAGRRDSNDSLLNRLTLRVQYRLADKIFVHTARMKHELIESFGVREQAVTVIPYGINNAVPCTSLTPAEAKEQLGISKDEKTILFFGNLRASKGLEFLVRAFQRISSIDARYRLIIAGRRLKGYEEYWAQIEPEISSLVRRGRITLKADFIPDEEVELYFKAADVLALPYTEIFQSGVLFLGLSFGVPVIATDVGSLREEIVEGRTGYVCKPRDAVDLARAIETYFESKLFKNLDSRRNEIQDYANASHSWDSVAEITHRAYSSLAG, from the coding sequence ATGTCAGTTCTGAAGGCCGCGCCAGATCGTAAGATAGAAAGCCCCGGCAGCCCCAGCCAGGCGGCCGGGCTTCGAACCAAACCAGTGGAGGCGGCCCTTCTTACCGGCGGCACCGACAGGCACTACGCCTATGGTCTGGCCATGTCGCTGGCCTCCTCGGGAGTATGCCTCGACGTGGTCGGCGGCGCCGACATTGACGGCCCGGAAATGCGCTCGACCTCCGGGTTGACCTATCTGAGCCTGCGGAAAGGATGGCCCCCCGGCGCCCGGCTGCCGGAGAAAATCGCGAGTTTGGCGGCTTATTACATCCGCCTGATCGCCTACGCCTGGACGGCGCGGCCAAAGATATTCCATATTTTGTGGAATAACAGGTTCGAACTCATCGATCGAACTCTGCTGATGCTTTATTACAAGTCTCTGGGGAAGAAGATTGCGTTCACGGCGCACAACGTTAATGCGGGCCGGAGAGACTCGAATGATTCGCTGCTCAACCGGCTCACCCTGCGGGTGCAATACCGCCTTGCCGACAAAATTTTTGTCCACACGGCGAGAATGAAGCACGAATTGATCGAAAGCTTTGGCGTGCGCGAACAGGCGGTAACCGTGATACCTTATGGGATCAATAATGCCGTCCCTTGCACAAGTCTCACCCCTGCCGAAGCAAAAGAGCAACTGGGAATCAGCAAGGATGAAAAAACAATCCTGTTCTTTGGAAATCTGCGGGCCTCCAAAGGGCTCGAGTTTCTGGTTCGCGCCTTCCAGAGAATCTCGAGCATCGACGCGCGCTACCGGCTGATCATCGCCGGCCGCCGGTTGAAAGGATATGAAGAATACTGGGCGCAGATCGAACCTGAAATCAGTTCTCTGGTCCGCCGGGGGCGGATCACGCTCAAGGCCGACTTCATCCCGGATGAAGAAGTGGAGTTGTATTTCAAAGCAGCGGACGTCCTGGCTCTTCCTTATACAGAAATTTTTCAAAGCGGCGTGCTCTTCCTGGGATTAAGTTTCGGCGTCCCCGTCATTGCGACGGACGTGGGATCGCTCAGGGAGGAGATCGTCGAAGGGCGAACGGGATACGTCTGCAAACCACGAGACGCGGTTGACCTGGCCAGGGCAATCGAGACTTATTTTGAGAGTAAGCTGTTCAAAAACCTGGATAGCCGGCGAAACGAAATACAGGATTATGCGAACGCTTCCCACTCGTGGGACTCGGTAGCGGAAATCACTCATCGGGCATATTCAAGCCTCGCAGGATAA
- a CDS encoding GNAT family N-acetyltransferase: MIYQINPIQDRRWETLVERHPYSSIFHRSEWLEALRRTYGYTPVVYTTSAPHEELRNSLTFCGVRSWLTGKRLVSLPFSDHCDPLLDEDGMAPALLDELSREQKSGKFSQVEFRPRRDFPGLRSGREPGESYCFHAIDLARDEKAIYSGFHKDCVQRKIKRADKEGLKYVEGRSIPVLRLFYDLFVQSRQRQRVPPQPFRWFQNLAECLGPAMQVRVALQGEQVAAGIITLQHQKTMVYKYGCSDTRLNNLGGMPWLFWKAIREARDRGLTELDLGRSGWDNEGLIAFKDRLGGKRVLLNYWKFPQPASRPGILGLLKRPAGWVLGHTPQPVFIAAGRVLYRHFG, from the coding sequence ATGATTTACCAGATCAATCCTATTCAAGACCGGCGATGGGAAACCCTTGTCGAGAGGCATCCGTATTCCTCGATCTTCCACCGATCGGAATGGCTGGAAGCCCTTCGGCGGACGTACGGTTATACGCCGGTGGTCTATACCACCTCGGCGCCACACGAAGAATTGAGGAACAGCCTGACGTTCTGCGGTGTAAGGAGCTGGCTGACGGGCAAACGGCTGGTTTCGCTTCCATTCTCCGACCACTGTGATCCTCTGCTGGACGAGGACGGCATGGCTCCTGCTCTGCTGGATGAGTTGTCGCGAGAGCAGAAGAGCGGCAAATTCAGCCAGGTTGAATTTCGCCCGCGCCGTGATTTTCCGGGTCTCCGTTCCGGACGGGAGCCGGGCGAGAGCTACTGCTTTCACGCCATTGATCTGGCGCGGGATGAGAAGGCCATCTACTCAGGCTTTCACAAAGACTGCGTTCAACGAAAGATCAAGCGGGCTGACAAGGAAGGGCTGAAGTACGTGGAAGGCCGGTCAATCCCGGTGCTGAGGCTGTTCTACGACCTGTTTGTGCAGTCGCGGCAGCGGCAGCGGGTCCCTCCCCAGCCGTTCCGATGGTTTCAGAACCTGGCCGAGTGCCTGGGCCCGGCGATGCAGGTGCGGGTGGCGCTGCAGGGTGAACAGGTGGCGGCAGGGATCATCACACTTCAACATCAGAAAACCATGGTCTACAAGTACGGATGTTCCGACACCCGGCTTAACAATCTGGGCGGGATGCCGTGGCTTTTCTGGAAAGCCATCCGGGAGGCCAGGGACCGCGGGCTTACCGAACTCGACCTTGGCCGCTCGGGCTGGGACAACGAAGGGCTCATCGCCTTCAAAGACCGGCTCGGCGGAAAGCGAGTTCTGCTGAACTACTGGAAATTTCCGCAGCCGGCATCGCGCCCTGGCATTCTGGGGTTGCTAAAGCGGCCGGCCGGATGGGTCCTGGGGCATACGCCGCAGCCGGTCTTTATCGCCGCAGGGCGTGTTTTGTATCGGCATTTTGGCTGA
- the hemB gene encoding porphobilinogen synthase, whose translation MAFPATRMRRLRQNGTFRRLVREATLAVDDLLQPFFVVPGHGIKQEISSLPGNYHLSIDCLVEEARRAQALGVPALLLFGVPDAADKDLNATGAYSPRGIVQEAVRAVKRSVPDILVTTDVCLCEYTPHSHCGILENGYLVNDKSLELLAKTAVSHAEAGSDMVAPAAMLDGQIGAMRQALDANGFENLPIMAYSAKFASKLYDPFFKEGTQSALAKGDKKTHQMPVFNSNEAMREIALDIEEGADIIMVKPALFYLDVVYRAKQQFQMPLAVYNVSGECAMIDAAARMGRLDRNRIMFEALACMKRAGADVIITYAAVQVAQCLNGRQLCIAA comes from the coding sequence ATGGCATTTCCAGCAACCAGAATGAGGAGACTCCGGCAGAACGGGACGTTCAGGCGGCTCGTTCGTGAAGCGACGCTGGCGGTCGACGATCTGCTTCAGCCGTTTTTCGTGGTGCCAGGCCACGGAATCAAGCAGGAGATCAGTTCGCTGCCGGGAAACTATCATCTCTCCATCGATTGCCTGGTGGAGGAAGCCCGGAGAGCGCAGGCCCTGGGCGTGCCCGCGCTTCTGCTCTTCGGCGTTCCCGACGCGGCCGATAAGGACCTGAACGCCACCGGGGCATACTCTCCCCGTGGCATTGTCCAGGAAGCTGTCAGGGCCGTGAAGCGGAGCGTTCCGGACATCCTGGTGACCACCGACGTGTGCCTGTGCGAATACACGCCGCACAGCCACTGCGGAATTCTTGAGAACGGCTATCTGGTGAACGACAAGTCGCTGGAACTGCTGGCCAAAACGGCCGTTTCGCATGCCGAGGCGGGTTCGGACATGGTTGCGCCCGCCGCCATGCTCGATGGCCAGATCGGCGCCATGCGCCAGGCCCTCGATGCCAACGGCTTCGAGAATCTGCCCATCATGGCCTATTCGGCAAAGTTTGCGTCCAAGCTCTACGACCCGTTCTTCAAAGAGGGAACGCAATCCGCGCTGGCCAAAGGCGACAAGAAGACGCACCAGATGCCCGTCTTCAACTCCAACGAAGCCATGCGTGAAATCGCCCTGGACATCGAGGAAGGCGCGGACATCATTATGGTGAAGCCGGCGCTCTTTTATCTCGACGTTGTTTATCGCGCCAAGCAGCAGTTCCAGATGCCGCTGGCCGTTTACAACGTGAGCGGCGAGTGCGCCATGATCGACGCCGCAGCGCGGATGGGACGCCTCGACCGGAACAGGATCATGTTCGAGGCCCTGGCCTGCATGAAGCGCGCCGGCGCCGACGTCATCATCACCTACGCTGCCGTGCAGGTGGCGCAATGCCTGAATGGCAGGCAGCTTTGCATCGCCGCTTAA